The Pedobacter ginsengisoli region TAATGCGCTATAGCGTTAATTTGTTTCAAAGCAAGCATTGGTCCTTCAAAAGTGGCCATGCCATAAGCAGTTAAACCTACCACCATAAATTTCAAAGTAGCATCTTCCCTCACTTTATCCCATGCTCCACGTAAGGTCAGTAAACCATTAATCATACCTCCCCAGCTTGGAGCAATAAGCATGATTGAGAATACGACACCCAATGACTGCGCCCAGGATGGGAGAGAAGTATATAAAAGGTGATGGGGGCCTGCCCAAATGTATATGAATATAAGTGACCAGAAATGTAGAATACTTAGTTTATAGGAATAGACAGGCCTGTTAGCCATTTTAGGAAGAAAATAATACATCATTCCCAAATAAGGGGTGGTCAGAAAGAAGGCCACTGCATTATGGCCATACCACCATTGAACCAAAGCATCCTGAACTCCGGCGTACAAGTAGTAACTTTTAAATATGGATATGGGCAATTGAAACGAATTTACAATATGCAAAACAGCTACTGTAACAAAGGTTGCTATATAAAACCATATAGCTACATACATATGCTGCTCTCTTCTTTTGAAAATGGTACCAAACATGTTTATCCCAAATACAACCCAAATTATGGTTATTGCAATGTCAATTGGCCATTCCAATTCTGCATATTCATGAGAGGATGTAAGACCTAAAGGAAGCGTTATGACCGCAGAAACAATTATAAGCTGCCAGCCCCAAAAGTGGATTTTGCTGAGTATATCACTAAACATTCTGGCTTTTAATAGTCGCTGCAAAGAGTAATAAACACCCATAAAAATAGCATTACCTACGAAAGCAAAAATTACAGCATTTGTATGCAAAGGTCTGATTCGGCCGAATGTAGTATATTGTGAACCCATGTTTAATTCGGGTTTAAAGAGCTGCATAGCAGCAAGAAGCCCTACTGTCATGCCAATTATCCCCCAAACGATGGTGGCTACGGCAAAGTTCCTGACGATCTTATTGTCGTAATAGAATTTTTCAGTCATATTGAAATTATAGTTAACGCTTGTAAAATTACTGCTGTGGTTTATGGCGATGTGTGATCAAGATTTTAGCTAAGTATGATCTTCGTCACTTATTTCTCTTTCCTTTTCCATCATTTCATCATCGAAAAGGATTCTAACAGCAGGAGTAAAGGTGTCGTCATTCTGGCCGGATTTAATTGCCCAAAAAAAAGCCACAAGAAATATCATTGCTAACAAAATGCTGCAACCGATAAGAAAATAGATCATTTCCATAATAATTTATTTTTGTGGGCAAAGAGCCTTACTGATATTGTGGTAAACAGGATAATTGTAATGGTACTTATGGGCATTAGTATTGCTGCCATTAATGGAGATAATAAGCCCTGAACTGCAAAGTATAAACCTAGTGCGTTGTACATCAGGGAAAGAATAAAAGAAAGTCTAATTACTTTAACACCATCTTTAGCTTGCTGAATAAATTGTGGTATTTTATGAAATGATATGCCATCCAATATAGCATCACAGCCTGGAGAAAAATTATTGATATTATCTGTTATAGCAACACCAAGGTCACTTTGTTTTAATGCCCCTGAATCGTTAAGGCCATCACCAAACATCAACACTTTCTTACCTTCCTTTTGAAGTTGCTGTATATAATCAAGTTTGTCTTGTGGCGATTGTTTGAAATGCAGTTTTCTGGTATCTTCAAAGAACGGGATTAGTTCTGCTTTTTCGTGATCATGATCCCCTGAGAGTAGATGTAAATCTGCCCAGATACTTAATTTTAGCATTAGTTCTTTAAAACCATTTCTCCATTGCTGCTTGATTGTAAAATAGCCCATATAAAAATCATTGATCGTCACATGGATTGAACTACTTGGGGAAGAGTTTTTCAGCGGAAGGTTAAGGAAGGTAGAACTTCCCAATTTTACGTAATTTCCATTAACCTTACCACTGATACCTCTTCCAATCTTTTCAGTATACTCTATTACAGGAAATAATTTAGGTTTATTAATAAATTTTGTTAATTCACGACTCAGTAAATGCCCTGAATTTCTGGCAAGATCACTGATTAGCTGCATGTGTTCCTCACTTATACTACCGTTAAAAGAAAGTGTGGCGGCATCTGGACTAGTTATCGTTCCCGTCTTGTCAAATACATAGGTATTGATACGCGCCAGTTCTTCAACAACTGAAGTATTTTTCAAATAGAATCTGTTTTTGTCAAAAACAGATAATACTGCCGCTAATGTAAAAGGTGAACTCAAAGCTAATGCACAAGGACAAGCTATAATTAGAACGGCGGTAAAAGAAGCAAGTGCTTTAGATGAATCTGAATAAAGCCAAAAAATACCAGAACTTAGAGCTATTACTAGTAGTATAACACTAAAATATCTGCTGGCTGTATCACTAAATGTTTTAATCTTTTTTTTGGATTCAATAAAAGCACTATTGTTCCAGAGTTGGGTCAGGTAGCTTTGCGATACGGGTTTCAATACTTCCATTTCAATTGAACCTGATAGTTGTCGGCCCCCGGCATAAATAATTTCGCCTAATGTTTTTTTTACAGGAATAGATTCTCCTGTTACGAAGCTGAAGTCAATTTCGGCATCACCTTTAAGTAGAATGGCATCTGCAGGCAAAATTTCGTGACTACGTATTAGGATTCTGTCGCCAATTTTTAAGTCACCAAGAGCAGTTGGTTTTTCAATTTCTTCATTAATTACAGTTACAGCTACCGGAAAATAAGAACGATAATCTCTTTCAAAGGAAATGTGATGGAAAGTCCTTACCTGCATCCATTTTCCTATTAATAGAAAGAATACCAATCCGCAAAGTGTATCTACAAAACCTGCTCCTGTATGTGATATGATCTCGTATAGTGAGCGAAAAAACATAACCAGGATACCAAGTGCTAATGGGAAATCCAGATTTAATCTTTTTGCTTTTAAATTTGTCCATGCAGAAAAGAAGTAATCTCTTCCGCTATATAAAACAATAGGTAAAGAAAATGCCAGGTTAAGCCATCCAAAAAAATCCTTAAATTCATGCTCAAAATCACCAAGGCCAAAATATTCTGGAAAACTTAATAACATAACATTGCCAAAACAGAAACCTGCTACTGCAATTTTTGTTATAAGAGTTCTATCCGTCTTTCTGGAGTTATTGTTTTTTACAACATCTTGTAAACTTATTAATGGTTCATAACCAATTGAAGATAAGAGTTGCACAACTTGCTTTAAAGTAATTTTATTGTTTTTAAATGTTAGTGAAACCTGTTTTTTAAGAAAATCAATTCTTGATTGCAATATACCAGGTTGCAGTAAATGAATATGCTCCAACAACCAAATACATGAACTACAATGGATGGCAGGAATATATAATGTTATAATCGTTTTACTATCGTCTTCAAAATCAATCAGCTTTCTAGTAATTTGTTTAACATCAAGGTAATCGAAATTTGAAGTTAACTTACTTTGAGTTTTTCCAGGGACCTTGTTATAAAGATAATAGTTGGAGAGGTTGTTCTCCGTTAAGATTTCATAGATGGTTTTACATCCTGAACAGCAAAATTTTTTGTTATTCTGGATATATTCCTGACTTATAATATCCTCTCCACAATGAAAACAATGCTCTTCTGATAAAATTAGGCTTCCTTTTAGCATCTCTTAAAAAGTATGCGTCAAAGTTCAATATTTATATAAAGTACAATAGTGATCCTAATCTTCTTAATAAATGATATACATCATTTTTTTAATTATGATAGGTGCTGAAAAAGTAACTTAGTTTGCGCAACCATCTTTAGTTTATTTAAAGAACCATATTTAACTTGTCTAACGCGTTCTTTGGAAATCTTTAAGTTTTCTGCAATAGTGTCCATATCAATTGGTCCACTAGCAGTTAACCCATAAAAATTCTCCAAAATATAGCATTCTCTTTTAGTAAGTTTGACTTTCATTATGCGCCTTAGTTCTATCAGCAGAGATGATTTTTCCATTTGATCTGGATTTATATCTGGATTATTGTCTGCTATGAGATCAAGAAGTGTTGAACCACTTTCATCATTTATTTCTTCATCGAGCGATCTACAACGTCTGGATATATTAGTGAGTTCATTTATTAGTTTTACACTAAATCCTGTATCATCTGCTAACTCCTGTAAAGTTGGTTCACGCTCCAATTGCATTAACAGTTTGACTTTTGATTTATTTATACCAGTAACACTAAGAATTTGGTTTTGTGGCAATCTCATTGTTCTATCACAATTAGAAATGGCTGCTAAAATGGCTTGTCTTATCCACCACACTGCGTAACTAATGAATTTAAATCCCTTTGTTTCGTCAAAGCGAGAAGCAGCACTAATTAAACCAATATTACCTTCATTTATAAGATCATTGAGACTTATGCCATTGCCCAAGTATTTTTTTGCGACCGACACAACAAAACGTAAGTTAAGAATAACAAGTCTATCCTGAGCGGCTTGATCACCACTTCTAATTTTCATAGCTAACTCTACCTCTTCCTCAACTTTGGCTAGTGGCATTTTTTCTAAATCATTGAAATAACGTCTGGTTACATCGTCGCGATTTGTTATTAGTCTTTGAATTTTTATTGCTCTCATTTTAGTATTTAATGAAAGCAAATCTATGGACACTAACGTTTTAATGAATGGCTAGCCCTATTCTTTAGTAAATTCTCCTGTTTTAGAAAATTAATGCAATTTATTATTCTGATCTCCTGTAATATTTTACTTTGATACAAAACGTTATTCTTCAATTTATGGACTTGGATGAATTATTTCTTATATATCGGCCAATTTATTTTTCAGAACCGGATTTGGATTTTACACATCTGAAGCCAGTATTTTGCAAACCTGTGTCGGGGGATGATTTCATTCTTGCTGTTACCCTGTAGCCTTTACAATATGAACTATTGCACATAAACGACCCACCCCGGGTTACTTTCTTTGGAACTGTAGGTTCATCAGGATCAAAACTCGTTGTTGGTCCTTTTGGGTTAATAACTGTTTTAGCTTTCAGGCTTTCGTAGTAATCGTTTGTGTACCAGTCTGAAACCCATTCCCAAACATTGCCGGCCATATCGAATAAGCCATATGCATTGGCAGGGAATGATCCTGTTGGTGCCAAGCCATGATACCCATCCCAGTCTGTATTTTTATCCGGAAAGCTTCCTTGCCAGGTATTTGCTTTGGGTTTTCCAATCTCAACCTGCTCATTTCCCCAGGGATATATTGTGTTTTTCTGTCCTCCTCTTGCTGCATATTCCCATTCGGCCTCAGTAGGCAATCTTTTACCCGCCCATTTTGCATAAGCATTTGCATCTTCCCAGCAAACCTGGGTAACCGGATAATTATCTCTACCTTTTAAATTACTCTTTGGCCCCTCAGGATGCTTCCAGTCTGCTCCGGGCGTCCACGCCCACCATTGAGATGCATCGTGAAGAGGAACGGGCCTGGAAGGAGGGTTAAATGTTAGGGAAGCAGCTACTAACAAATCCTCTGATGGCTTTGGTGTTCCTGCAGGTAATTGTTTTTTAATTTCTTCCCAATCAGGTGTCCTCTCTGCTACTGTTTTATAACCTGTGGCCTTCACAAATTGGGTAAATTCAGCATTAGTAACTTCTTTTTCATCCATCCAAAAGCCATCTAGTTTGACCAGGTGTGAAGGGTATTCATCTGTACGCCCCTCATTGTCAGTTGCACCCATTAAAAATGTGCCTGCTGGAATCCACTTCATTCCTTTAACAGAGCTTCTTGAAGTCGAAGAAAGCAAAGAATCCTGCTGACTGTGCATTGCTATACCATACCTGCTTGGTAAATTATCGGAGCATGACTCAGCCTTATTAAGATTAGCAGTATTTGTTCCTTCAGATTTATTGATCGGATTGCAGGAGAGCACCAAAAAAATGGGTAACAATAGGAGAGGTCTTTTACTACTGTAATTTTTGGCGAATAAAGGGGATACTTTTATTGTGAAATTAACTTTGTCCATTTCTAACGAAGATAGCCAATTAATCCTAAGGATGGTAAATAGCTTAAGGAAATCGCTATTCTCTATTGCTAATATTTTTAGTGCTTCCTGTTGACCTAATATTAGGTTGTCGAAATTATATTTGGTTCTGTAAGGAGGATCAAGTTAAGGTTTATTTTTTATATTTTAAATAATTATAAATCAATATATTGAATTTATTTATTTAAATTAATACATTATGTTTGATTAATGGTTTTTTAATATTTTATTCTCTATTTCATTGCAGGATTTTAAATGAATTATGCCCGAATTTTAATGTTTATTGGGACAGTTGTGGATGTCACATTACGAGATTTTTACAAAATATACCCGTTACAAGTACCATCACAACCAATAAAAGTGTAAGTCTCTACTTATCGTGTGGCATCACAAACACCCTTAAAATATCCAATGGATTCCGCTATTCCCGCTAATGGATCTTTCATGTCTTTTTCATATTCTAAGCTGCATGAACCGGTGTAGTTTACCTTTCTTAGCATCTTTACATACGCCGGGATGTCAATTATACCGCGGCCAAGCTCACAGGTGGAACCATCTTTTGTGGCAGCAGTTACATTTTTTAAATGCATATCAAAGATACGTTTAGAGAATTTTTGAAAATCGGCCACCGAATCACGTCCATCTCTTTTGTTGTGTCCCATATCAAAGCATATTCCAATGCGATTGTCAAGGTTTTTAATGAGGTTGTAAATACTTTCAGCACTTGGATATAGCTTATCCTCCGGGCCATGATTATGGATTGCATATCGAATATTATATTCCTTTGTTTTTTGGGCAACGTAGTCCAAGTCGTCATGTAATGGGATACCTATAACCAAGTCAACACCAACTCTTTTGGCATAGTCGAATGCATCATCTATTTCTTTTCTTGTTTTAGTGTATATAGGTCCTACTGCATAGCCAGTTACATTATTTTCTTTAAGTTTAGCATGAAATGCAGCTATTTCTTCAACTGTACTTTTATATGGTAGGTGAAAGTCTTTAATACATAGATAATGTACATCAACTTTTTTCATGATCTTTAAAGATTCATCCAAATTAAAATTAATAAAGCTATAGCCAGCAATACCTAATTTAAAAGGGTCCGGTTTTCCTTTAGAGGTTTCTGATTTAACAGATGTGGCAAAAGCAGTTGGTATGCTTACTAAACTAGTTGAGGCTAGCCCTAATATTCCTTTTTGCAAAAAATTTCTTCTTGTAGTCATAATATTTTCACTTATTTTCGAATTTAGCTTTTAATATTGTTTAGTTCTAACTTCAATAGACTAAATTTTTTCAAGTTTTCAGAGCAAAGTTTGCGTAATTATTGAGACTTATTTTATAATATTAATGGTTCGCTAGTCAATAATGCCATACATTTTTTTAAGCATCTGTGCTGTTTTACTTAACTCTCGATTACTTAATGGACGATCATAAAGAAGAAATCTTGAAATATCGCCGATAAAGGATTCTGTACCAGGGTGCTCTACGGCATTACGTTCCTGTCCAATAGCTAGTTTTGAAGAATTAGCTAACTTATTGACCGGAAAAGGATGGCTAACAATAGGTGA contains the following coding sequences:
- the ccoS gene encoding cbb3-type cytochrome oxidase assembly protein CcoS — its product is MEMIYFLIGCSILLAMIFLVAFFWAIKSGQNDDTFTPAVRILFDDEMMEKEREISDEDHT
- a CDS encoding heavy metal translocating P-type ATPase; protein product: MLKGSLILSEEHCFHCGEDIISQEYIQNNKKFCCSGCKTIYEILTENNLSNYYLYNKVPGKTQSKLTSNFDYLDVKQITRKLIDFEDDSKTIITLYIPAIHCSSCIWLLEHIHLLQPGILQSRIDFLKKQVSLTFKNNKITLKQVVQLLSSIGYEPLISLQDVVKNNNSRKTDRTLITKIAVAGFCFGNVMLLSFPEYFGLGDFEHEFKDFFGWLNLAFSLPIVLYSGRDYFFSAWTNLKAKRLNLDFPLALGILVMFFRSLYEIISHTGAGFVDTLCGLVFFLLIGKWMQVRTFHHISFERDYRSYFPVAVTVINEEIEKPTALGDLKIGDRILIRSHEILPADAILLKGDAEIDFSFVTGESIPVKKTLGEIIYAGGRQLSGSIEMEVLKPVSQSYLTQLWNNSAFIESKKKIKTFSDTASRYFSVILLVIALSSGIFWLYSDSSKALASFTAVLIIACPCALALSSPFTLAAVLSVFDKNRFYLKNTSVVEELARINTYVFDKTGTITSPDAATLSFNGSISEEHMQLISDLARNSGHLLSRELTKFINKPKLFPVIEYTEKIGRGISGKVNGNYVKLGSSTFLNLPLKNSSPSSSIHVTINDFYMGYFTIKQQWRNGFKELMLKLSIWADLHLLSGDHDHEKAELIPFFEDTRKLHFKQSPQDKLDYIQQLQKEGKKVLMFGDGLNDSGALKQSDLGVAITDNINNFSPGCDAILDGISFHKIPQFIQQAKDGVKVIRLSFILSLMYNALGLYFAVQGLLSPLMAAILMPISTITIILFTTISVRLFAHKNKLLWK
- a CDS encoding sugar phosphate isomerase/epimerase family protein, with translation MTTRRNFLQKGILGLASTSLVSIPTAFATSVKSETSKGKPDPFKLGIAGYSFINFNLDESLKIMKKVDVHYLCIKDFHLPYKSTVEEIAAFHAKLKENNVTGYAVGPIYTKTRKEIDDAFDYAKRVGVDLVIGIPLHDDLDYVAQKTKEYNIRYAIHNHGPEDKLYPSAESIYNLIKNLDNRIGICFDMGHNKRDGRDSVADFQKFSKRIFDMHLKNVTAATKDGSTCELGRGIIDIPAYVKMLRKVNYTGSCSLEYEKDMKDPLAGIAESIGYFKGVCDATR
- a CDS encoding RNA polymerase sigma factor RpoD/SigA — encoded protein: MRAIKIQRLITNRDDVTRRYFNDLEKMPLAKVEEEVELAMKIRSGDQAAQDRLVILNLRFVVSVAKKYLGNGISLNDLINEGNIGLISAASRFDETKGFKFISYAVWWIRQAILAAISNCDRTMRLPQNQILSVTGINKSKVKLLMQLEREPTLQELADDTGFSVKLINELTNISRRCRSLDEEINDESGSTLLDLIADNNPDINPDQMEKSSLLIELRRIMKVKLTKRECYILENFYGLTASGPIDMDTIAENLKISKERVRQVKYGSLNKLKMVAQTKLLFQHLS
- a CDS encoding formylglycine-generating enzyme family protein — its product is MLPIFLVLSCNPINKSEGTNTANLNKAESCSDNLPSRYGIAMHSQQDSLLSSTSRSSVKGMKWIPAGTFLMGATDNEGRTDEYPSHLVKLDGFWMDEKEVTNAEFTQFVKATGYKTVAERTPDWEEIKKQLPAGTPKPSEDLLVAASLTFNPPSRPVPLHDASQWWAWTPGADWKHPEGPKSNLKGRDNYPVTQVCWEDANAYAKWAGKRLPTEAEWEYAARGGQKNTIYPWGNEQVEIGKPKANTWQGSFPDKNTDWDGYHGLAPTGSFPANAYGLFDMAGNVWEWVSDWYTNDYYESLKAKTVINPKGPTTSFDPDEPTVPKKVTRGGSFMCNSSYCKGYRVTARMKSSPDTGLQNTGFRCVKSKSGSEK